A region of Mesorhizobium sp. M3A.F.Ca.ET.080.04.2.1 DNA encodes the following proteins:
- a CDS encoding NAD(P)-dependent oxidoreductase, with translation MTNIVALIGAGAMGGAIGERLLATGNRLFVFDLDTAKVETLVARGASAAASAAAAAAAADFVILSLNSAAIVRRAVFGDGGVAAGAKPGTLIVDMSSIDPDATRQLAVDAGEKGLRWVDSPLSGGAPKALVGELTLMAGGKAEDVADAHKVLRHVASNYTHMGPAGAGQTTKLINQVLCALNFMAVAEATRLALDAGVDALKIPQALKGGRADSAILQEYLPRFATRDYRRTGRIDNMVKDLNAAQDLARRTHTAMPLTALCAEVHRLLTAAGLGGEDQAALMEFFRRNDEEKNT, from the coding sequence ATGACCAACATAGTCGCGCTCATCGGCGCCGGCGCCATGGGCGGAGCGATCGGCGAACGCCTGCTTGCCACCGGCAACCGGCTCTTCGTGTTCGACCTCGACACCGCCAAGGTGGAAACGCTGGTTGCCAGGGGAGCCAGCGCCGCGGCCAGTGCGGCCGCGGCCGCCGCTGCGGCCGACTTCGTCATCCTCAGCCTTAATTCCGCGGCGATCGTACGCCGCGCCGTGTTCGGCGATGGCGGCGTCGCCGCCGGCGCGAAGCCCGGCACGCTGATCGTCGACATGTCGTCGATCGACCCTGACGCCACGCGCCAGCTGGCGGTGGACGCCGGCGAAAAGGGTCTGCGCTGGGTCGACTCTCCGCTCTCGGGCGGGGCGCCGAAAGCCCTCGTCGGCGAGTTGACGCTGATGGCCGGTGGCAAGGCGGAAGATGTGGCGGACGCGCACAAGGTGCTCCGCCATGTCGCCAGCAACTACACGCATATGGGCCCGGCCGGTGCGGGGCAGACGACGAAGCTGATCAACCAGGTGCTCTGCGCGCTGAATTTCATGGCCGTGGCGGAGGCGACGCGGCTGGCGCTCGACGCCGGCGTCGACGCGCTGAAGATCCCGCAGGCGTTGAAGGGCGGCCGCGCCGACAGCGCCATCCTGCAGGAATACCTGCCGCGCTTCGCCACCCGCGACTACCGCCGCACCGGCCGCATCGACAACATGGTGAAGGATCTCAACGCCGCGCAGGATCTGGCGCGGCGCACACATACGGCCATGCCGCTGACGGCGCTCTGCGCCGAGGTGCATCGCCTGCTGACGGCCGCCGGACTGGGTGGCGAGGATCAGGCTGCTTTGATGGAATTTTTCCGGCGCAACGACGAGGAGAAGAACACATGA
- a CDS encoding gluconokinase, with protein MSTAASRLRSDPPPRMVVMGVTGSGKTTIGEALTRAIAATFVDGDKLHPEANIAKMSAGIPLDDADRWPWLAKVGETLRRQPAPVIVGCSALKRAYRDFITERAGAPVLFVYLEGSRELISRRMHERTGHFMPTSLLDSQFATLEVPGKDENAITVAIDAPLEKIVADITSRFEERPS; from the coding sequence ATGTCGACGGCGGCATCACGGCTTCGATCTGACCCGCCGCCGCGCATGGTGGTCATGGGCGTCACCGGGTCGGGCAAGACGACCATCGGCGAAGCGCTGACCCGCGCGATCGCCGCAACCTTTGTGGATGGCGACAAGCTGCATCCCGAGGCCAATATCGCCAAGATGAGCGCCGGCATTCCGCTTGACGACGCCGACAGGTGGCCGTGGTTGGCGAAGGTCGGCGAAACGCTGAGGCGGCAGCCCGCACCGGTCATCGTCGGCTGTTCGGCGCTCAAGCGCGCCTATCGCGATTTCATCACCGAGCGGGCCGGTGCGCCGGTGCTGTTCGTATATCTCGAGGGGTCGCGCGAACTGATCTCGCGGCGCATGCACGAGCGCACCGGCCACTTCATGCCGACCAGCCTCCTCGACAGCCAGTTCGCGACGCTGGAGGTGCCGGGCAAAGACGAGAATGCGATCACGGTCGCGATCGACGCGCCGCTCGAAAAGATTGTCGCGGACATAACGTCCAGATTTGAGGAGCGGCCGTCATGA
- a CDS encoding SDR family oxidoreductase produces MSSTLFDLTGRMALVTGSSQGIGFALAKGLADAGARVILNGRDPAKLAAAAAQIPHALTLAFDATDHEGVRAAIDAFEQAHGPIDILVNNAGMQFRTPLEDFPADAFERLLQANIASVFHVGQAVARHMIRRGRGKIINIASVQTALARPGIAPYTATKGAVGNLTKGMATDWARHGLQCNAIAPGYFDTPLNAALVADPAFSAWLEKRTPAGRWGRVEELVGACVFLASEASSFVNGHVLYVDGGITASI; encoded by the coding sequence ATGTCATCCACTCTGTTCGATCTCACCGGGCGCATGGCGCTCGTCACCGGCTCCTCGCAAGGCATCGGTTTTGCCCTGGCCAAGGGCCTTGCCGACGCCGGAGCCAGGGTGATCCTGAACGGCCGCGACCCGGCGAAGCTCGCTGCCGCGGCCGCTCAAATCCCCCATGCACTCACACTCGCCTTCGATGCGACCGACCATGAGGGGGTCCGGGCCGCGATCGACGCGTTCGAGCAGGCCCACGGTCCGATCGACATCCTGGTCAACAATGCCGGCATGCAGTTCCGCACGCCGCTCGAGGATTTTCCCGCCGACGCGTTCGAGCGCCTGCTGCAGGCCAATATCGCCAGCGTCTTCCACGTCGGCCAGGCGGTGGCGCGCCACATGATCCGGCGCGGCCGCGGCAAGATCATCAACATCGCCAGCGTGCAGACGGCGCTCGCCCGCCCGGGCATCGCGCCCTATACGGCGACCAAGGGCGCGGTCGGAAATCTGACCAAAGGCATGGCGACCGACTGGGCCAGGCACGGGTTGCAGTGCAACGCGATTGCGCCCGGCTATTTCGACACCCCGCTCAACGCCGCCCTTGTCGCCGACCCGGCCTTCAGCGCCTGGCTCGAAAAGCGCACGCCGGCCGGCCGCTGGGGCAGGGTCGAGGAGCTTGTCGGCGCCTGCGTCTTCCTGGCCTCCGAGGCATCATCCTTTGTCAATGGACATGTTCTCTATGTCGACGGCGGCATCACGGCTTCGATCTGA
- a CDS encoding 2-hydroxyacid dehydrogenase: MQRPHILQVGPYPAWDEAPLNEAFVVHRYFAADDKPSFLAEIGPQVRAIATRGELGASRAMIDACPSLEIVSVYGVGFDAVDLAACRERGVRVTNTPDVLTNDVADLGIAMMLCLSRGMIGAERWVRDGSWAANGLYPLKRRVWGRRAGVLGLGRIGYEVAKRLAGFGMDIAYSDVAPKDFAPDWEFVADPVKLARRSDFLFVTLAASAATRHIVNGEVIAALGEDGMLINISRASNIDEEALLDALEKKVLGSAALDVFEGEPKLNPRFLALDNVLLQPHHASGTVETRKAMGKLVRDNLAAHFAGEPLLTPVL; this comes from the coding sequence ATGCAGCGGCCTCACATCCTTCAGGTTGGACCCTATCCCGCGTGGGACGAGGCGCCGCTCAATGAGGCCTTCGTGGTGCATCGCTATTTTGCCGCCGACGACAAGCCGTCCTTCCTCGCCGAGATCGGTCCGCAGGTGCGCGCCATCGCAACCCGCGGCGAACTGGGCGCGAGCCGCGCCATGATCGATGCCTGCCCCTCGCTGGAGATCGTCTCCGTCTACGGCGTCGGTTTCGATGCGGTCGATCTCGCCGCATGCCGGGAACGGGGCGTCCGCGTCACCAACACGCCCGACGTGCTGACCAACGACGTCGCCGATCTCGGCATCGCCATGATGCTGTGCCTGTCGCGCGGCATGATCGGCGCCGAGCGCTGGGTGCGCGACGGCAGTTGGGCAGCGAATGGGCTCTATCCGCTCAAGCGCCGCGTCTGGGGCCGGCGGGCCGGCGTGCTCGGGCTCGGCCGCATCGGCTACGAGGTGGCCAAGCGTCTTGCCGGGTTCGGCATGGACATCGCTTATAGCGACGTCGCGCCGAAGGACTTCGCTCCGGATTGGGAGTTCGTCGCCGATCCGGTCAAGCTGGCCAGGCGTTCGGACTTCCTGTTCGTGACGCTGGCGGCGTCGGCCGCGACGCGCCACATCGTCAACGGCGAGGTGATCGCAGCGCTGGGCGAGGACGGCATGCTGATCAACATCTCGCGCGCCTCCAACATCGATGAGGAAGCGCTGCTCGACGCGCTCGAGAAGAAGGTGCTGGGTTCGGCCGCGCTCGACGTCTTCGAAGGCGAGCCCAAGCTCAATCCCCGCTTCCTGGCGCTCGACAACGTGCTTTTGCAACCGCACCATGCGTCCGGCACCGTCGAAACGCGCAAGGCGATGGGCAAGCTGGTGCGCGACAATCTTGCCGCTCATTTCGCCGGCGAGCCGCTGCTGACGCCTGTGCTCTAG
- a CDS encoding L-idonate 5-dehydrogenase has translation MKSIVIHAAKDLRIEDRAVEDADSGQVLLRLAVGGICGSDLHYYNHGGFGTVRLREPMILGHEVSGVIEKIGPGVSGLETGQLVAVSPSRPCYTCRYCREGMHNQCLNMRFYGSAMPFPHIQGAFREMLVADAIQCVPADGLTAAEAAMAEPLAVCLHATRRAGEMLGKRVLVTGCGPIGLLSILSARRAGAAEIVAVDIADFTLAMAMRAGADKTINTRTDPDGLAPYLADKGTFDVLYECSGAAAALAQGISALRPRGTIVQLGLGGGEMALPMTAITTKELSLHGSFRFHPELAVGVELMRKGLIDVKPLITHTVACGEALSGFELANDRSQAMKVQIAFA, from the coding sequence ATGAAGTCAATCGTCATCCACGCCGCCAAGGACCTTCGTATCGAGGACCGGGCCGTCGAGGACGCGGATTCGGGCCAGGTGCTGCTGCGTCTTGCCGTCGGCGGCATCTGCGGCAGCGACCTGCACTACTACAATCACGGCGGCTTCGGAACGGTGCGCCTGAGGGAGCCGATGATCCTCGGCCATGAGGTATCGGGAGTCATCGAAAAGATCGGTCCCGGCGTCAGCGGGCTGGAGACCGGGCAACTGGTCGCCGTCTCGCCGTCGCGGCCCTGCTACACCTGCCGCTATTGCCGGGAAGGCATGCACAACCAGTGCCTCAACATGCGCTTTTATGGCAGCGCCATGCCGTTCCCGCATATCCAGGGGGCGTTCCGCGAAATGCTGGTAGCGGACGCGATACAATGCGTTCCGGCCGATGGGCTGACCGCCGCCGAGGCGGCGATGGCCGAACCGCTGGCGGTGTGTCTGCATGCAACGCGCCGGGCCGGCGAGATGCTGGGCAAGCGCGTGCTGGTCACCGGCTGCGGACCGATCGGCCTGCTGTCGATCCTGAGCGCGCGGCGCGCGGGCGCCGCCGAGATCGTCGCCGTCGACATTGCCGATTTCACGCTGGCGATGGCGATGCGCGCCGGCGCCGACAAGACCATCAACACCCGAACCGATCCGGATGGGCTCGCGCCCTATCTTGCCGACAAGGGAACATTCGATGTCCTTTACGAATGTTCGGGCGCGGCGGCGGCGCTGGCGCAAGGCATCTCGGCGCTGCGCCCGCGCGGGACGATCGTCCAGCTTGGCCTTGGCGGCGGCGAAATGGCGCTGCCGATGACGGCGATCACCACCAAGGAACTGTCGCTGCACGGCTCGTTCCGCTTCCACCCCGAACTCGCCGTCGGGGTCGAACTGATGCGCAAGGGGCTGATCGACGTGAAGCCGCTGATCACCCACACGGTGGCCTGCGGCGAGGCGCTGTCCGGCTTTGAGCTCGCCAACGACCGCAGCCAGGCGATGAAGGTCCAGATCGCTTTCGCATAG